The genomic region ATGAGTATAACGGTATTTGATTATAGTCTTTCGGTTGTACGACAGGTGCCGTTCCCCCAACCTTGCCAGACAGTATGATGAACATGTTCTATCTGAGCCACGGCAATGGTACAAAACCCACCTAGACTGTCGTACTGAGGGGAAATTGTAGTCAGAGGAGAAAGCCCAGCGGTATTTCGGTTACACCTCCACCTGCTCGATATTCTCTGTGCCGTCCTCCGTGTACCTGAAGTAGTTGTACACGGCGCTGGCCAGGTCCCCGTTCTCGTCGAACTCAACCGGGCCCGAGACGCCCTGGTAATTGATTTCGTTCCCGTCGGCCGCCAGCGAAACACCCTCTCCAAGGTTTTCGGGTCCGACTGTTTCGCCGCCGGGATCTGTGACCGCCCGCATTTGGTCTCGGATTGCAGTCCCATCATCTTCACCGGCTGCCGCGCGTGCCAGCAGCAGAACCGCCGCAGCATCGAACGACTGCTGATTGAACGGTCCCGGTGCAGAGCCGTACTCCTCCTCGTATGCAGATCTGAAGTACTCGATCCCCGGTCCGGCCGAGGACGGATTGGTCCCGCGAACGTTTGTCATGTCGTGGCCCACATTCCCGGGCAAGTCATCGGCCCTGAGTCCGTCCGGCACCAGGATATCCATGTCCGCTCTGTCGAAGTTCCCGTAGAAGTTCCGGAAGATCTTGTTCCCACTCTCCGGATAGCCGATAATCACGAGCGTCTCCGGATCACCGTCAAGCACGTTCTGCAACTGGGAGGTGTACGAGGACCGACCCGCCGAGTACGAGACCTGATTCAGGACCTCACCACCGTACTCCTCCTCGAACGTCTTCGTGAATCCGTTCGACAGGCCGTTCCCGTACGCGTTGTTGAGAAAGAGGATAGCTGCGCTCTCCTTCTCGAGCCGTTCGGCTGCTATCTGTGCCAGCAGTGACCCCTGCAACTTGTCCGTGGGGGGCGTCCGGTACACGAAGTCGTTATCCTCCAGTGACGTGACATCCGGCGACGTCGCCGATGGTGAGCACATCACGGTCTGGTTCGGAATTGCGACGTTCTCCGCGACCTGCAGTGTCACCGATGACGCCAACCCCCCGCAAATCATCGGGTAGCCACCGTTCACGAGGGCTTCCGCACCACTCACACCCCGACTGGGCTTGGTCTCCGTATTCTCAAACTGCGTATCGACTGAGAACCCGTTGTCCGCGTCTCGGACCTGTTTTACGGCTAGTTCTGCTGCGTCCCGAATCGCGGGACCCACTTCGGATAGACCACCTGTGACTCCCATTAGGATACCCATGCTGATGGTGTTCTCGCTGCCACCATCACCACCATCTGCCGAACAGCCTGCAAGTCCGACAGCGCCTGCGGCACCAATGCTCTTCATGACAGTTCGACGGCTGACTGTATCGTGCATCGCAACACTACCCATGACACCATCTTTCGTGATAAACGTTATTATGAACCGAAGCGGTTCTGCTCAGAGACGAAACGGGCCCTGAGAGGGACGAGTCCGATCCGAGCTGATCTCGAACACAGCGATACGCAGAAGACTCTCAACAGACGTACCTGTATTGTCAACGCTGTCGTGTGCGCACCGCGCCAGTACCGATACTCGTTCGAAACATACGAACGGTGTCGGCGACAGGGCGTTCGACGTGCCCTATAACCGTTACAGCGCACTTCTGGCCCAGATAGGTACGGGTAGCCGATGCGAGAGTGCTGGTTTGAGCGTCCAATCGAGCACCAGCACCGGACTAGCCATACCGAATGCGCAGTCCGGTTCTCGTATCGGAATGGGCTCTCAAATTCGGCGATCAGTCGTCACTCTCCGCTCGGACAGGCAGCTATCCGGAGGACTCTAGTATATAAATCAATCGTAGATCGTAATGGTTCGAATTATTCGAACGGACTCACAGCCACGCTCACTGAACCTTCGGTATGTAGTTCGGTGAATGAGTCCCCAGCTGCTACGGACTCCCCAGAACCGCTACTGCCTCTACAGCATTGAAGAACCGATAGTTCCGCTCCAAAGAAGGGTTATTCGTCGATGTAAATAACAAAGATATGAGGACAATGACAACCGAGCCTGCACAGCAGGGTACTGTTACATCTATATGAGTGTAACACTATGCGAAAATCGTGTGACAAACGCTGTTACAACAGTAACGCTGTAATCCGCCAACCGTAGTATCCAATACTCCAAGGTTCAGGTGTCTTACTCAGTAGGTGAAGTCAAACTTAGAAGGTCTTTACCGACAATTTTCCTAATTTATCCTTTCAGTCAGTATATGAATCTAGGGAGTCTGCACTGGAATTTACTCTGTTCTAACTATTAGAACAGTTTTCGGGAGCAATAACAAGGAATCCGAGCGGTCAAAGGACCGAGTCCGCTAGAAACTGGTACTATGACTTTGTCGAATTACTTGAACACCGCGGCAGGACATCGAGTTTCGCAGGGCCCCGAATAGTACGTCCGTTCACCGGGATTGGTGCAACGTTGACCCCAAACTCTATATCTTGGGAGTTACCCACAGTGGGACGTAACGCGATAATGACTCTCAAATTCACTACCCATGACTGAAACAGGAAAGCGCCTTGTCGAAGAACTGGACGAGCAAGGCGTCGAGTACGTCTTCGGATATCCCGGCGGTCGTGCCATCGAGATTCTCGATCACGTCCCGGAGGCCGACGTCGAGATGGTCCGACCACGCGATGAGCGCGAAGCCAGCGTCATGGCCGAAATGCACGGGCGACTCACCGGCAACCCCGGGGTCCTCGCGGGGCAAGGCCCCTGGATCGGCAGCCTCGGCGCAATCGGCCAGATGGAGGGCAAGCTCGCTTCGTCACCGATGGTCGTTATCACCGAGGCCAGCGAGCGTGGCGACTATTCCACACTCGCGCCGTACCAGCAGGCTCGCGGTGACTACGGCGGGCTGGACCTGCCGTCAGCACTCGACGCCTACACCAAGGAAAACTGGTTCCCGCGCTCACCGACGGAGACGGTGCGAAGCCTCCAGCTCGCGTTCAAACACGCGACTGCCGGCCGGCCGGGGCCAACGGCAATAATCCTCGACGGCGATGCCGTCACCGAGGAGATGCCCGAAGACCCGATTCCGCCGGTCTGGGACGGTCACGATCAGGTGCAAAACTGGGAATCGCGACCGGCCCGCGAGGACGTCCAGACAGCGATAACAGCCCTGAGCGAGGCCGACCGACCGGTCATCATCGCCGGCAACGGCGTTCACGCGGCCGACGCCTACGACCAGCTCGAAACTGTCGCTGAGGCTACTGATGCCGTCGTCACTACCTCCTATCTCGGCAAGTCCACGTTCCCCGAAACCCACGACCTGGCCGCGGGCGTTATCGGCTCCTTCGGGCACGAGGGCGCAAATCAGGTCGTCAGCGAGGCAGACGTCCTCCTCGTCGTGGGTTGTCGCATGAACCCGATGGACACGAACTGGCAGTCCCCGGAGTTCATCCGACCCGACGAGCAGACAATCATCCACGCTGACATCGACACACGCAACGCTGGCTGGGTCTACCCCGCAGATGTTGCACTCATCGGTGACGCCGCACAGAGCCTCGACGACCTGGCGGCAAACCTCCCCGAGAGCGCTGGAAACGACTGGGCGCGCGACCGTGCGGCCGCGGCGCAGGAGTCGTTTTACGCCCCCAGATGCGAGTCGGACGCGTCGCCAATCAAGCCACAGCGGGCGGTCAAAGAGATAGAGACAGTGGTTGATTCGGAGACCATCGTGACCGCAGACTCGGGCAACAACCGATTCTGGTTGCTGAACTACCTCCAGACACCGGACACCGGGACCTACTACGGCAGCGGTGGCGTCGGCGCGATGGGATGGGCAACGCCAGCCGCGGTGTCCGCCGCCATCACGACGGAGAAAGATGTCATCGCCGTCGCCGGCGACGGTGGCTTCACGATGACGATGACGAGTGTGGAGACAGCCGTCGAGAACGGCGTCGCGCCCACGTTCGTCGTCCTCAACGACACCAGCCTGGGGATGGTCCGTCAGATGCAACACGAGGCGGGCGACATCGCTGGCGTCGAGTTCCACGACACCGACTTCGTGAAAGCGGCCGAGGCGTTCGGCGCTGAAGCGACACGAGCCGTGACGCCTGCTGAACTCGGGGATGCACTCGCCGAAGGGACCAGCGCCGATGTCCCGTTCGTCATCGACGTTCGCATCGACCGTGACGAAGAGATGGTCGAGTCCCTCCAGTCGTCGTTCTACAAAGAAGTCGGCGGACTGCACGAATGACGTCCCAGACACGGGTTAGCAAAGAATATAAATCAACCACGGAACACACACTGATATGACAATGACAGATACGACGGTGCTTGTCACTGGTGGAACCGGCTTCCTCGGCTCGTATGTGGTCGAGGACCTCATCGAACACGGCCACGACGTCGTCGCCTACGACCTCTCGACGGACGACCACATCCTATCGAAGTTGGGTGTCGCCGACGACGTGACCATCCGGCGCGGTGATGTCTCCGAGGCGACGGATGTGATTCGTGCCGTCAAAGAGACGGGGACGACACACATCGTTCACCTCGCGGCACTGCTGACGAACACAGCACGGGACAACCCGCGGGCTGGCCTCGATGTCAACATCAGGGGGACGAACAACGTCTTCGAGGCCGCACGCACCCTCGACGACCAGATCGAGCGTGTCACCTGGGCCTCCAGCGCGGCGGTGTACGCGCCGCCACACAACTACGCCGCCGAGTACGTCGACGAGAGCGAACTCGTCTATCCTGACACGCTCTACGGCGCGACCAAGGAGTACAACGAACATCAGGCCCGTGTCTACCACGAGGACTACGGTGTTGACCACGTTGGACTCCGTCCGACAGTCGCGTACGGCCCCTACCGCGAAACCGGTGGGTCGGCGTTCCTCGCAAACATCATCGAGAAGCCGGCACTCGGCGAACCGTTCAGCGTCGAGTACGGTGATCAGGTGATCGACTGGCAACACGCCCGCGATATCGCACAGGCGTTCCGGAAAGCAACGTTCGTCGACGAGGACGATCTCAGCCAGCGCATCTACAACGTCCGCGGCGTCCTCGCGACGATCCGTGAAGCCGCCAACGCTGTCCGGGAAATCGTTCCGGACGCCGACCTCGATGTCTCCGACGAGGGCGAACTCCCCTGGACCCAGAATCTCGATATGACCGCTGCGCAGAACGATCTCGGCTACGTGGTCGAGTACGACCTCGAATCCGGGTTCCGGTCCTACATCAACACCCTCCGGGAAGAGAACGAGCTCGAATCGCTCTGATACACCAGTCCTGCCGTCGCTGTGTGACGTGCGTACCGTGGGTGCTTGCGTTTGTCCCGTATCGGCCGGAGTGAACCCAGTGTTTGATTAGGGACCTGCCTGTACGCATACGTGATGTACGAGCGCGACTTCATGGAAGGAACGCGTGGCACCATGGCCGTCGACTGGGAAGAACGGATCGACGTCAAGCGGATGCGACGCGAGCGCAAAGACCGAGCCCTCGACCGACTGCAGGACTCCGAACTGGGGTCGATGCTGCTTATCAATGACCCGAATGTCCGGTACGTCACCGGGCTGGCGATGACCGGCGGGAGCGGGGCAGATCACTACACGCTCCTGACCGAAGACGGCGACGTGGTTCACTGGGACACTGCGGACCACGCATCGAACCAACGGTTCAACTGTCCCTGGCTCGACGACATCCGGTATGCCTGTCCTGGACTCGGCAACGTTCCCCGGGCGTCAGGCAGCGCTTCCGCGCGCGACTGGCTCAAAGACAAGATGGCCGAGACGGTGTACACCGCCATGGAAGAGTACGGTGTCGACCGGGAGCCGATGGGCATCGACGTGGGGAACGGGACGCTTATCGAGAAGTTCGAAAACCGCGGCGTCAATGTCGACACCAGTGCAGCGACCGATATCATGCTCGACGCGCGGAAGACCAAAACCCGCGACGAGGTCGAGTGTCTGCGACAGGTCGCTGCCATCTGTGAAGCGGGCTTCCAGAAGATTACGGAGAGTGCAAAACCGGGCAAGCGGGAATCGGAAGTCTGGGGCGACGCAGTCGGCGAACTCTGGGGCCACGGCGCGATGGCCCAGGGTGGCTACGTGACCTCTGGTCCGAACACCTGGCCGAAACATCAGGCGAACACGACCGACCGAATGATCCGGCCGAACGACCTCGTCTACGCGGATTTCTACAACATCGGCTATCTGGGCTATCGCTCCTGTTACTACCGGACGTTCAGCATGGGTGAACCGACGCAGGCACAGAAAGACGCCTACCAAAAGGCGCGTGACGACCTCTACGACGTCCTCGAACGAATCGAGCCGGGGGCCACGACCGACGAGATCTGCAAGGGCTTCCCCGACAGAGAGGGTGAGCATATGGACTGGTACGACGCCGACGAGTTCTGGCAGATGACGACCAACCACTGGGCGCATGGGCTGGGGCTACAGCTCTACGAGACGCCGCTCATCTGGCGCGGGCTCTCGCCGGACCACCCGATCGAAATCGAGGAGGGTATGACGATGGCTGTCGAGACGATGCAACCCGCAGAGCGACAGGGCGTCCGCGTCGAAGAGATGGTCGTTGTCCGCGAGAACGGTGTTGAGATCCTCAGCGAATGGCCCGTTTCGGAGATCACGCGGATAGACTACTGACTGGCAGGCATCTTGGCCGGTCTCACGCACTGTCTGGTCGCCGGCGTGCCACTACCGTTAAGTCGGTCGCGCCGTTACGGAAATTTATGCAACTGGGAACAGGCCTGTTTACCTGTCAGCAGCGCCCGGACGACGACCGCGAAACCAGCGATATTTACGACGAAATGCTCGAACTGGGGGAAGTTATCGACAACGCGGGTCTCGATAGCGCCTGGGTCTCAGAGCATCACTTCCTCGACGACGACTATCTGTCGGGCGTCACACCGGCGCTTGGGGCGTTAGCCGCAGTCACCGACGACATCGAAATCGGGTCCTGCATCGCACTCGCGCCGCTGTACGATTCGATCCGGCTCGCCGAGGATATCGCAACGGTGGACCAGATCTCCGGTGGCCGAACGACGCTCGGGATGGCAATCGGGTCCAACGTCTCCGAGTTTGACGCCTTCGGGATTCCTGACGACGAACGGGCCGAGCGGCTAGCCGATACGGTCGACACACTTCGAGGGGCCTGGTCTGACGGGCCGCTCGGCTACGAGCCGGAATTCCATGACATCTCGTCGGACGTCACTGTGACACCGAAGCCTGCACACGACGTTCCCCTCATGCTCGGTGGGGCGTCGCGGCCTGCCGTCCGGCGAGCCGCCCGGACCGCTGACGCATGGTGTGCCCCGTCGTCGCTGTCAGTCAATGGCGTCCGCAAGCGCGTCGAGGACATCCGTAACGTCCGTGACGACGAGGATATCGAGGGCGACTTTCAGGTGTACGTCCTCCAACACGGTTTCGTCGGAGACTCCCGCGAGGACGCGTGGGAGCGGATGCGCGACGGCTACCTCTACATCCAGCGCCGGTACGAGGAGATATTCTCCGGCGAGACCGTTGCGGAACTGGACGAAGACCGCAAACAGGAACTCAAAGAGCAGGCTATCTTCGGTACACCCAAGCAAGTCACCGAAGAACTCGAAACGTACCGCGAGGCGCTGGGCGACGACATACACTTCATCTTCCGGACGTATCACCCGGGAACCGGAACGCAGGAGATGGCCGAGTGTATCCGGCGGCTGGGTGAAGAGGTGCAGCCGAAGGTCAGCTAAGGACTGGCACGTCGTGTCGGTGACTGCCGAGACGCCAGACGCAGTCCGGACCGAAGGGGCTGAGACACCATGAGCGCCAGTGAGTCCCTCGGTACCGCCCGTGTGGTCCGGCACCGTGTGAACACCAATACTTATTTCCCCTGATGAAAAACCGGTTGAACGAGTATGGACATCGAAGCGTTCTTCGAGAACATGCCGTTTGCCGACCTGCTCGATATCGAAATAACCACAGTCGACAACGGGTACGCCGAAGGGCATATCCAAATGCGCGAAGAGCTGTCGTGGAACGAAGAGCAGATAATGGCCCACGGCGGCGTCACGTTCACGCTCGCAGACACCGTTGGTGGGGCCGCTCTGGTGTCGCTCGTCGACCAGCCGGTGCCGACCATCGATATGCGCATCGATTACCTCGAAGCCGGGACAGGGGACCTCCGAGCAGAGGCGGATGTGGTTCGCCACGGCGGTGACGTTGGCGTCGTCAGCGTCGAAGTGTACGCTGAAGACGGCACACAGGTCGCGGACGCACGCGGCGTCTACAAGACGGGGTAGCGCAACCAGACGGGGTCGCTCAACTGCAGCGACTGCACAGCTTCCGACACTGTCACAGCCACTTGAATCCAATGTCAGATTCACTCACAGCACTCGACGAGGTACGGTACGAGCCGAGCGAGACGTTCGTGACCGAGAGCAACGTCTACGCGTTCATGCAAAAGCACGGCATCGAGGACTTCGAAGAACTCCACAGGCGGACGGTCACCGATATCGACGGTGAACCGGCATCCGGACTGGACTGGTTCTGGGACGAGATAGTCGACTATCTCGACCTGGAATTTTACGAGGCGTACGAGCAAGTCCGCGATGACACAGACGGCCCCCAGTTCACGGACTGGTACGTCGGTGGGGAACTCAACATCGCGCACAACGTCGTCGACCGTCACGCAGCCCCAGATTCAGAGACCCGAAATACCGTCGCGACAATCTGGGAGGGTGAAAACGGGACAGTCCGTGAGGTTACCTATCACGAACTCCACCAACAGGCCAATCGCGTCGCCAATGCACTCGAAGAGCGCGGTGTCGGACCCGGTGACACCGTCGGGATGTACATGCCGATGGTCCCGGAAATCGTCACATTGCTGTATGGCTGTTTCAAAGTCGGTGCGATTGCTGTCCCTATTTTCTCCGGCTTCGGGGTCGACGCGACAGCAACCCGCATCGAAGACGCCGAGTGTTCAGTCCTGTTCACCGGCGATGGCTTCTACCGCCGGGGCAGCGAAATCGACCTGAAATCGGCCGCCGACGAGGCTATCGAAGCGGCCGGCCACGTCGAACACACCATTGTCTATAATCGGCTTGGTTCTACGGAGTCTGGGCTCTCGTGGGACTCAGACCGTGACGAATGGTGGGCAGACGCAGTCGGTTCCCAATCTGCCGACTACGAGACCCAGTCGCTCCCCGCCGACCACGAGTCGATGCTGCTGTACTCATCCGGGACAACGGGCAAACCCAAAGGTATCGTCCACACGCACGCCGGCGGGCTCGTCCAGCCGGCGAAGGAAATCTTCTTTTCGTTCGACCACAAGCCCGCAGACCGGTTTTTCTGGGTCTCGGACATCGGCTGGATGATGGGGCCGTGGACGCTGATCGGCAATCACGCCCACGGTGGCACCGTCTTCCTGTATGAGGGGGCCCCCGACTATCCCGAGCCGGACCGGTTCTGGGAAATGATCGACACCCACAATCTGTCGGTGTTCGGGATTTCACCGACGGCGATCCGTTCGCTACAGAAACACGGCGACGAGTGGCCGGATGGGCACGACCTTTCGACGTTGCGCCTGCTGGGTTCAACTGGCGAGCCGTGGGACCCGGACTCCTGGGAGTGGTTTCTGGAGAACGTCGGCGACGGCACGACACCGATTATGAACATCTCCGGCGGAACGGAGATATTCGGCTGTTTCCTGCAACCGACGCCGCTGCATTCGCTGAAGCCGGGGACGCTTGGTGGTCCGGCGCTCGGCATGGACATCGACATCGTCGATGCACAAGGGGAATCCGTTGCCGAAGCCAACGAGAAGGGGTATCTGGTCTGTCAGTCGTCAGCGCCGTCGATGACAAAGTCGCTGTGGAGCGGTGACGAGCGGTACCTCGAAGAGTACTGGTCGCGGTTCGGCGATATGTGGGACCACGGCGACTGGGCACAGAAAGACGAGGACGGCTTCTGGTTCTTACACGGTCGGTCGGACGACGTGCTCAACGTCGCCGGCCGGAAGGTCGGCCCGGCCGAGGTCGAGAGCGCACTCATCGAACACGATGCGGTCAACGCCGCTGTTGCGATCGGTGCGGACGACGAAACGAAGGGGACTGCAGTTGTCACATATGTCATCCTCAACGAGGGGTTCGAGGAGTCAGCGGACCTTCGCGAGGCGCTGCGCGCGCAAGTCGGGAGAGCGCTTGGCAAGCCGTTCCGTCCGCGTGAAGTCCGCTTCGTCGATGAATTTCCGGAGACCCAGTCGGGAAAAATTGTACGGCGAATCATTCAGAATGTCTACGAGGGCGCAGAACTGGGGGACCTCTCAAGTATCGAGAACCCCGACGCGATCGACGAAATCGACAACGCGCGGTGAAATACTTCCCTGTCTGTTTGTGACTGTTTGCGGACACAGGCAATACAAGCACACAATCAGCCGCACGACGACACTACTTGAATCACGGCGGAGGACAGAACCGCTGCCGGAGTCTACGTAAAGCTCACACCGACATCGTGCATGTCCTCGTTGTATCGAGCGATATTGATGAGCAGTGGCGTCAG from Haloarcula hispanica ATCC 33960 harbors:
- a CDS encoding ABC transporter substrate-binding protein codes for the protein MKSIGAAGAVGLAGCSADGGDGGSENTISMGILMGVTGGLSEVGPAIRDAAELAVKQVRDADNGFSVDTQFENTETKPSRGVSGAEALVNGGYPMICGGLASSVTLQVAENVAIPNQTVMCSPSATSPDVTSLEDNDFVYRTPPTDKLQGSLLAQIAAERLEKESAAILFLNNAYGNGLSNGFTKTFEEEYGGEVLNQVSYSAGRSSYTSQLQNVLDGDPETLVIIGYPESGNKIFRNFYGNFDRADMDILVPDGLRADDLPGNVGHDMTNVRGTNPSSAGPGIEYFRSAYEEEYGSAPGPFNQQSFDAAAVLLLARAAAGEDDGTAIRDQMRAVTDPGGETVGPENLGEGVSLAADGNEINYQGVSGPVEFDENGDLASAVYNYFRYTEDGTENIEQVEV
- a CDS encoding thiamine pyrophosphate-binding protein, which gives rise to MTETGKRLVEELDEQGVEYVFGYPGGRAIEILDHVPEADVEMVRPRDEREASVMAEMHGRLTGNPGVLAGQGPWIGSLGAIGQMEGKLASSPMVVITEASERGDYSTLAPYQQARGDYGGLDLPSALDAYTKENWFPRSPTETVRSLQLAFKHATAGRPGPTAIILDGDAVTEEMPEDPIPPVWDGHDQVQNWESRPAREDVQTAITALSEADRPVIIAGNGVHAADAYDQLETVAEATDAVVTTSYLGKSTFPETHDLAAGVIGSFGHEGANQVVSEADVLLVVGCRMNPMDTNWQSPEFIRPDEQTIIHADIDTRNAGWVYPADVALIGDAAQSLDDLAANLPESAGNDWARDRAAAAQESFYAPRCESDASPIKPQRAVKEIETVVDSETIVTADSGNNRFWLLNYLQTPDTGTYYGSGGVGAMGWATPAAVSAAITTEKDVIAVAGDGGFTMTMTSVETAVENGVAPTFVVLNDTSLGMVRQMQHEAGDIAGVEFHDTDFVKAAEAFGAEATRAVTPAELGDALAEGTSADVPFVIDVRIDRDEEMVESLQSSFYKEVGGLHE
- a CDS encoding NAD-dependent epimerase/dehydratase family protein; translation: MTDTTVLVTGGTGFLGSYVVEDLIEHGHDVVAYDLSTDDHILSKLGVADDVTIRRGDVSEATDVIRAVKETGTTHIVHLAALLTNTARDNPRAGLDVNIRGTNNVFEAARTLDDQIERVTWASSAAVYAPPHNYAAEYVDESELVYPDTLYGATKEYNEHQARVYHEDYGVDHVGLRPTVAYGPYRETGGSAFLANIIEKPALGEPFSVEYGDQVIDWQHARDIAQAFRKATFVDEDDLSQRIYNVRGVLATIREAANAVREIVPDADLDVSDEGELPWTQNLDMTAAQNDLGYVVEYDLESGFRSYINTLREENELESL
- a CDS encoding M24 family peptidase; translated protein: MYERDFMEGTRGTMAVDWEERIDVKRMRRERKDRALDRLQDSELGSMLLINDPNVRYVTGLAMTGGSGADHYTLLTEDGDVVHWDTADHASNQRFNCPWLDDIRYACPGLGNVPRASGSASARDWLKDKMAETVYTAMEEYGVDREPMGIDVGNGTLIEKFENRGVNVDTSAATDIMLDARKTKTRDEVECLRQVAAICEAGFQKITESAKPGKRESEVWGDAVGELWGHGAMAQGGYVTSGPNTWPKHQANTTDRMIRPNDLVYADFYNIGYLGYRSCYYRTFSMGEPTQAQKDAYQKARDDLYDVLERIEPGATTDEICKGFPDREGEHMDWYDADEFWQMTTNHWAHGLGLQLYETPLIWRGLSPDHPIEIEEGMTMAVETMQPAERQGVRVEEMVVVRENGVEILSEWPVSEITRIDY
- a CDS encoding LLM class flavin-dependent oxidoreductase, which produces MQLGTGLFTCQQRPDDDRETSDIYDEMLELGEVIDNAGLDSAWVSEHHFLDDDYLSGVTPALGALAAVTDDIEIGSCIALAPLYDSIRLAEDIATVDQISGGRTTLGMAIGSNVSEFDAFGIPDDERAERLADTVDTLRGAWSDGPLGYEPEFHDISSDVTVTPKPAHDVPLMLGGASRPAVRRAARTADAWCAPSSLSVNGVRKRVEDIRNVRDDEDIEGDFQVYVLQHGFVGDSREDAWERMRDGYLYIQRRYEEIFSGETVAELDEDRKQELKEQAIFGTPKQVTEELETYREALGDDIHFIFRTYHPGTGTQEMAECIRRLGEEVQPKVS
- a CDS encoding PaaI family thioesterase — translated: MDIEAFFENMPFADLLDIEITTVDNGYAEGHIQMREELSWNEEQIMAHGGVTFTLADTVGGAALVSLVDQPVPTIDMRIDYLEAGTGDLRAEADVVRHGGDVGVVSVEVYAEDGTQVADARGVYKTG
- a CDS encoding AMP-binding protein, producing the protein MSDSLTALDEVRYEPSETFVTESNVYAFMQKHGIEDFEELHRRTVTDIDGEPASGLDWFWDEIVDYLDLEFYEAYEQVRDDTDGPQFTDWYVGGELNIAHNVVDRHAAPDSETRNTVATIWEGENGTVREVTYHELHQQANRVANALEERGVGPGDTVGMYMPMVPEIVTLLYGCFKVGAIAVPIFSGFGVDATATRIEDAECSVLFTGDGFYRRGSEIDLKSAADEAIEAAGHVEHTIVYNRLGSTESGLSWDSDRDEWWADAVGSQSADYETQSLPADHESMLLYSSGTTGKPKGIVHTHAGGLVQPAKEIFFSFDHKPADRFFWVSDIGWMMGPWTLIGNHAHGGTVFLYEGAPDYPEPDRFWEMIDTHNLSVFGISPTAIRSLQKHGDEWPDGHDLSTLRLLGSTGEPWDPDSWEWFLENVGDGTTPIMNISGGTEIFGCFLQPTPLHSLKPGTLGGPALGMDIDIVDAQGESVAEANEKGYLVCQSSAPSMTKSLWSGDERYLEEYWSRFGDMWDHGDWAQKDEDGFWFLHGRSDDVLNVAGRKVGPAEVESALIEHDAVNAAVAIGADDETKGTAVVTYVILNEGFEESADLREALRAQVGRALGKPFRPREVRFVDEFPETQSGKIVRRIIQNVYEGAELGDLSSIENPDAIDEIDNAR